In the Chromatiaceae bacterium genome, one interval contains:
- the ppk2 gene encoding polyphosphate kinase 2 has translation MNDEVNSLEISAHACNETGLEQLQQQLEDQRLEIETLRKRRSKAVRQFKREEELKPYQAELIKLQQHLEQTRKRMIILFEGRDAAGKGGTIRRVTRYMNEKHYRVVALGKPTDEQKTQWFFQKYVRDFPRGGEIVLFDRSWYNRAVVERVFGFCSDEEYENFMIGCPGFEKDIVRQGTILVKLYFSVTKEEQARRFERRKNDPLRQWKLSEIDVQAQDRWDQFTNQKYEMLRRTNTTHSPWTIVRSNDKHQARLNAIKVILNAVPYERLNPELDFVPDHDVVVSGSRELELMEAQRLREGRFIG, from the coding sequence ATGAACGACGAGGTGAACAGCCTGGAAATTTCCGCCCACGCCTGCAACGAGACGGGCCTCGAGCAGCTGCAGCAGCAGCTCGAAGACCAGCGACTGGAGATCGAAACGCTACGTAAAAGGCGCAGCAAGGCGGTCCGACAGTTCAAGCGTGAAGAGGAATTGAAGCCCTACCAGGCGGAACTGATCAAGCTGCAGCAGCACCTCGAACAGACCCGCAAGCGGATGATCATCTTGTTCGAGGGCCGTGATGCCGCCGGCAAGGGCGGAACCATTCGACGCGTCACGCGCTACATGAACGAGAAACACTACCGCGTGGTCGCGCTCGGTAAGCCGACCGACGAACAGAAGACCCAATGGTTCTTCCAGAAATATGTGCGCGACTTTCCGCGTGGCGGCGAGATCGTGCTGTTCGATCGCAGTTGGTACAACCGCGCGGTCGTGGAGCGGGTATTCGGTTTCTGCAGCGACGAGGAGTACGAAAACTTCATGATCGGCTGCCCCGGGTTCGAGAAGGACATAGTCCGCCAGGGCACGATTCTGGTGAAACTCTATTTCTCGGTCACCAAGGAGGAACAGGCGCGCCGTTTCGAGCGCCGCAAGAACGATCCACTCCGCCAGTGGAAGCTGTCAGAGATCGACGTCCAGGCACAGGATCGCTGGGACCAGTTCACGAACCAGAAATACGAGATGCTCAGGCGCACCAACACGACCCATTCACCGTGGACCATCGTTCGCTCGAACGACAAACACCAAGCGCGCCTGAATGCGATAAAGGTCATTCTCAACGCGGTCCCGTACGAGCGCCTGAATCCCGAGCTGGACTTCGTCCCCGACCATGACGTCGTGGTATCGGGCTCCAGGGAACTCGAACTGATGGAGGCTCAACGCCTGCGCGAAGGCCGGTTCATCGGCTAG
- a CDS encoding LysR family transcriptional regulator → MNTASRHNARSAKRGYRMRGRVWIEGPDGTFLGYGRVVLLERIREHGSISAAARSMEMSYRHAWRLVDSMNRQSRTPVVRMSTGGRGGGGASLTEAGERAVAVFWSFWSDFKDYLATRTEGLQL, encoded by the coding sequence ATGAACACAGCCAGTCGACACAATGCCCGTTCGGCGAAACGTGGATACAGGATGCGCGGGCGCGTCTGGATCGAGGGACCGGACGGTACCTTCCTCGGCTATGGTCGCGTGGTACTGCTGGAACGCATCCGCGAACACGGCTCGATCAGCGCTGCAGCGCGGTCGATGGAGATGTCGTACCGGCACGCCTGGCGACTGGTCGATTCGATGAACCGGCAGAGCCGCACGCCGGTGGTCCGGATGAGCACCGGCGGACGCGGTGGTGGCGGTGCCAGCCTCACCGAGGCCGGTGAACGCGCGGTGGCGGTGTTCTGGTCGTTCTGGAGCGACTTCAAGGACTATCTCGCAACCCGCACCGAGGGCCTGCAACTGTGA
- the modA gene encoding molybdate ABC transporter substrate-binding protein, protein MPRPRRPVWYLVCALAVALGAPTIATPAFADLVRIAVASNFNEPAREISRLFEQATGHTVSMSTGSTGQLYAQITQDAPFEVFLAADQLRPEAAVAEGYAVDGTRFTYATGRLALFSTQPALVRDASTLHTTSFTRIAIANPATAPYGAAAVAVLKALGVYAAVEARIVYGSNIAQTFQFVATNNAELGFVALSQIAGHRRGSRWVVPQDLHPPIAQDAVLLQRGASSDAARAFVAFLQGPQAAAVKARYGYDHID, encoded by the coding sequence ATGCCGCGACCCCGCAGACCCGTCTGGTACCTGGTCTGCGCCCTGGCCGTCGCACTGGGCGCGCCGACGATCGCCACCCCGGCGTTCGCCGACCTGGTCCGGATCGCGGTCGCATCGAACTTCAACGAGCCCGCACGCGAGATCAGCCGGCTGTTCGAGCAGGCCACCGGCCACACCGTGTCGATGAGCACCGGCTCGACCGGCCAGCTGTATGCCCAGATCACCCAGGATGCGCCCTTCGAGGTGTTTCTGGCCGCCGACCAGCTAAGGCCCGAGGCCGCGGTCGCCGAGGGTTACGCGGTCGACGGAACGCGTTTCACCTATGCCACCGGAAGGCTGGCACTGTTCAGCACCCAGCCCGCGCTGGTCCGCGACGCATCCACGCTGCATACAACGTCGTTCACCAGGATCGCCATCGCCAACCCGGCCACCGCGCCCTATGGCGCGGCCGCCGTCGCGGTGTTGAAAGCGCTCGGCGTCTACGCGGCCGTCGAGGCCCGTATCGTGTACGGCAGCAACATCGCGCAGACCTTCCAGTTCGTCGCCACGAACAACGCGGAGCTCGGATTCGTCGCGCTGTCGCAGATTGCCGGACACCGCCGCGGATCGCGGTGGGTGGTGCCGCAAGACCTGCACCCACCGATCGCCCAGGATGCGGTGCTGCTCCAGCGCGGCGCGTCGAGTGACGCCGCGCGGGCCTTCGTGGCGTTCCTGCAAGGACCACAGGCCGCGGCGGTGAAGGCCCGGTACGGTTACGACCACATCGACTAG
- a CDS encoding RtcB family protein, with protein sequence MDPSLFLRHSEYRWEIRPHGGMRVPAVIFASEALIREMDHKVYEQTCNVATLPGIVQAAYAMPDAHWGYGFPIGGVAAFDADEGGVVSAGGVGFDIACGVRCLHTGLKTADLLPVQRALADRLYRDIPAGLGSTGAIRLNRREMDAMLAGGAAWAVEQGFGEPADLERIEEHGRMPDAQPAAVSEHAKQRQRDEMGTLGSGNHYLEVQRVASIHDPVAAAGFGLGEDDVVVSLHCGSRGLGHQIGTEFLKSMAVAAAHQGIALPDRELACAPIHSRIGQDYLGAMRAAINCAFANRQIITHLVRGSFAGVLPQARLALLYDVSHNTCKLEQHAVDGRPRKLYVHRKGATRAFGPGHPDVPEALRAFGQPVLIGGSMGTCSYVLAGTEQDGTHGFSSACHGAGRAMSRHQAHRRWQGRQVIDELGARGILIRSPSARGVAEEAPGAYKDVTAVVDAAEAAGLARKVAKLEPLVCIKG encoded by the coding sequence ATGGATCCGTCGCTGTTCTTACGCCATTCCGAATACCGCTGGGAGATCCGGCCGCACGGTGGGATGCGCGTGCCGGCCGTGATCTTCGCCAGTGAGGCATTGATTCGAGAGATGGACCACAAGGTCTACGAGCAGACGTGCAACGTCGCGACCCTGCCCGGTATCGTTCAGGCAGCCTACGCGATGCCCGACGCGCACTGGGGCTACGGTTTTCCGATCGGCGGCGTCGCCGCGTTCGATGCGGACGAGGGCGGTGTCGTGTCGGCGGGCGGTGTCGGTTTCGACATCGCCTGCGGCGTGCGCTGCCTGCACACCGGTCTGAAGACCGCAGACCTGCTGCCGGTACAGCGTGCGCTCGCCGATCGCCTGTATCGCGATATACCGGCCGGTCTCGGCAGCACCGGCGCGATCCGCCTGAATCGGCGCGAGATGGACGCGATGCTCGCCGGCGGAGCGGCCTGGGCGGTCGAACAGGGTTTCGGTGAGCCCGCGGACCTGGAGCGGATCGAAGAGCATGGCCGGATGCCCGATGCGCAGCCTGCCGCGGTCTCGGAGCATGCGAAACAGCGGCAACGTGATGAGATGGGCACGCTCGGCAGCGGCAACCACTACCTGGAGGTACAGCGCGTCGCGTCCATCCACGACCCCGTGGCGGCCGCCGGATTCGGGCTCGGCGAGGACGATGTCGTGGTCAGCCTGCACTGCGGCTCGCGTGGTCTCGGACACCAGATCGGGACCGAGTTTCTGAAGTCGATGGCGGTCGCCGCAGCGCACCAGGGGATCGCGTTGCCGGACCGCGAACTCGCCTGCGCGCCGATCCATTCACGCATCGGCCAGGACTACCTGGGTGCGATGCGGGCCGCGATCAATTGCGCCTTCGCGAATCGCCAGATCATCACGCACCTGGTGCGCGGGTCCTTCGCCGGCGTCTTGCCGCAGGCCAGGCTCGCGCTGCTCTACGACGTCTCACACAACACCTGCAAGCTCGAGCAACACGCGGTCGACGGCAGACCGCGCAAGCTGTATGTGCATCGCAAGGGCGCGACGCGGGCCTTCGGGCCCGGGCACCCGGATGTTCCGGAGGCGCTGCGCGCCTTCGGTCAGCCGGTGCTGATCGGCGGTTCGATGGGGACTTGCTCCTATGTCCTTGCGGGGACCGAGCAGGATGGGACACACGGCTTCAGTTCCGCCTGCCATGGCGCGGGCCGCGCGATGAGCCGGCACCAGGCGCACCGTCGCTGGCAGGGTCGGCAGGTCATCGATGAACTCGGCGCCCGCGGTATCCTGATCCGCAGCCCGAGTGCCCGCGGCGTTGCGGAGGAGGCACCGGGCGCCTACAAGGACGTCACCGCGGTCGTCGATGCCGCCGAGGCCGCCGGCCTCGCGCGCAAGGTCGCGAAGCTGGAACCGTTGGTCTGTATCAAAGGGTAG
- the modB gene encoding molybdate ABC transporter permease subunit, producing the protein MPEFTDIWSPVRLTLALASITTLVLLVVGTPIAWWLARSRSMWKEVVATVVALPLVLPPTVLGFYLLIALGPDGPGGWIAGLFGGRSLAFSFEGLVIGSVLYSMPFVVQPIRNAFEAIGDRPLEVASTLRASPWDSFWTVVIPLARPGFLTGSVLGFAHTVGEFGVVLMIGGNIPGETRVLSVAIYDYVETLQWGHAHLVAGGMLAFSFVVILTMFLVEKRARHAGL; encoded by the coding sequence ATGCCTGAATTCACCGACATCTGGTCCCCGGTCCGCCTGACCCTGGCGCTGGCGTCGATCACCACGCTGGTGCTGCTGGTCGTCGGGACCCCGATCGCCTGGTGGCTCGCCCGCTCACGATCGATGTGGAAGGAGGTCGTCGCGACCGTCGTGGCCCTGCCCCTGGTCCTGCCGCCGACCGTGCTGGGCTTCTACCTGCTGATCGCGCTCGGGCCGGATGGCCCTGGCGGCTGGATCGCCGGTCTGTTCGGCGGCCGTTCGCTGGCGTTCAGCTTCGAGGGACTGGTGATCGGCTCGGTGCTCTATTCGATGCCGTTCGTCGTCCAGCCGATCCGCAATGCGTTCGAAGCGATCGGCGACCGGCCGCTGGAAGTCGCCTCGACCCTGCGGGCCTCGCCGTGGGACAGCTTCTGGACAGTGGTGATCCCGCTGGCGCGTCCCGGCTTTCTGACCGGCAGCGTGCTCGGCTTTGCCCATACGGTGGGCGAATTCGGCGTCGTGCTGATGATCGGCGGCAACATCCCCGGCGAGACCAGGGTCCTGTCGGTGGCGATCTACGACTACGTCGAGACGTTGCAGTGGGGGCATGCGCACCTGGTGGCCGGCGGCATGCTGGCGTTCTCCTTCGTCGTGATCCTGACGATGTTCCTGGTGGAGAAACGGGCGAGGCACGCCGGCCTGTGA
- the polX gene encoding DNA polymerase/3'-5' exonuclease PolX: MPVHNAEVAALFQQIADLLEIENANPFRVRAYRNAARELEALGVPVAELLANGEDLTELPGIGKDLAAKIGEIVETGKCRLLTKLQRATPPSVAEMLQVPGLGPKRVRTLYHELDVNTVEQLARAARDGRVRELHGFGAKTEQRILDALAARSGQPERFKLAVAAQYAEPLRAHLAKVPGVVDVVLAGSYRRSRETVGDLDILVTARDARVVMDRFVGYDEVTQVLSRGGTRASVRLRCGIQVDLRVVDAQDFGAALLYFTGSKAHNIELRRLARQRHLKISEYGVFRGRKRVAGDTEASVYETVGLPWIAPELRENHGEIEAARAGRLPKLVELSDLRGDLHAHTRATDGHNTLREMAEAAQSRGFAYLAITEHSRRLTMAHGLDTRRLRRQIEEIDRLNETLRGFTVLKGIEVDILEDGSLDLPDEVLSELDLVVAAVHSQFHLSRTRQTQRILRAFDNPHVSILAHPTGRLLAAREPYDVDMLRVVRAARDSGCCLELNANPDRLDLVDVHCQMAHEEQVLVAISSDAHRVQDFDNLRYGVGQARRGWLEKDDVLNTRPLAKLKSLLRRRR; this comes from the coding sequence ATGCCAGTACACAATGCAGAGGTTGCCGCGTTGTTCCAGCAGATCGCCGATCTGCTGGAGATCGAAAACGCCAATCCTTTCCGCGTGCGTGCCTATCGCAATGCCGCGCGTGAACTCGAAGCGCTCGGCGTGCCGGTCGCCGAGCTGCTTGCGAACGGCGAAGACCTCACCGAGCTGCCCGGCATCGGCAAAGACCTTGCCGCCAAGATCGGCGAGATCGTCGAGACCGGCAAGTGCCGGTTGCTGACCAAGCTGCAACGCGCCACGCCGCCGAGTGTCGCGGAGATGCTGCAGGTGCCGGGTCTCGGTCCCAAGCGCGTACGTACGCTCTACCACGAACTCGACGTGAATACGGTCGAACAACTCGCGCGGGCCGCCCGCGACGGTCGTGTGCGCGAGTTGCACGGCTTCGGTGCGAAGACCGAGCAGCGCATCCTCGACGCGCTCGCCGCGCGCAGCGGTCAACCCGAGCGCTTCAAGCTTGCGGTCGCCGCCCAGTATGCAGAACCGTTGCGCGCTCATCTGGCGAAGGTGCCGGGGGTGGTCGACGTGGTGCTCGCCGGCAGCTATCGGCGCAGCCGCGAGACGGTCGGCGACCTCGACATCCTGGTAACCGCCCGCGACGCGCGCGTCGTGATGGATCGCTTCGTCGGCTACGACGAAGTCACACAGGTGCTCTCCAGGGGAGGAACGCGTGCCAGCGTGCGCCTGCGTTGCGGCATCCAGGTGGACCTGCGGGTCGTCGATGCACAGGATTTCGGCGCGGCCCTGCTGTACTTCACCGGCTCGAAGGCGCACAACATCGAACTGCGCAGGCTGGCCCGGCAACGCCACCTGAAGATCAGCGAATACGGTGTCTTTCGGGGCAGGAAGCGTGTCGCCGGCGACACCGAGGCATCGGTCTACGAGACCGTCGGGCTGCCATGGATCGCGCCGGAGCTGCGTGAGAATCACGGCGAGATCGAAGCGGCGCGTGCCGGCAGGCTTCCGAAGCTGGTCGAGTTGAGCGATCTGCGCGGCGACCTGCATGCCCACACGCGCGCCACCGACGGTCACAACACCCTGCGCGAGATGGCCGAGGCCGCCCAGTCGCGCGGCTTCGCCTACCTGGCGATCACCGAACACTCACGGCGTCTGACGATGGCCCACGGTCTCGACACACGGCGGTTGCGCCGCCAGATCGAAGAGATCGATCGGCTCAACGAAACCCTGCGCGGGTTCACGGTCCTCAAGGGCATCGAGGTCGATATCCTCGAAGACGGCAGCCTCGATCTCCCCGACGAGGTCCTGTCGGAACTCGATCTGGTGGTCGCCGCGGTGCACAGCCAGTTCCATCTGTCGCGCACCCGGCAGACCCAGCGCATCCTGCGCGCGTTCGACAATCCCCATGTCTCGATCCTGGCCCATCCCACCGGTCGGCTGCTCGCGGCGCGTGAACCCTACGATGTCGACATGCTGAGGGTCGTGCGTGCCGCGCGCGACAGCGGTTGTTGTCTCGAACTCAATGCGAACCCCGACCGGCTCGACCTGGTCGACGTCCATTGTCAGATGGCACATGAGGAGCAGGTGCTGGTGGCGATCAGCTCGGACGCGCACCGCGTACAGGACTTCGACAACCTGCGTTACGGCGTCGGTCAGGCCCGGCGTGGCTGGCTGGAGAAGGACGACGTGCTCAATACACGGCCGCTGGCGAAGCTGAAGTCGCTGCTGCGCCGTCGCCGCTGA
- a CDS encoding nitrogen fixation protein yields the protein MRIGVTSQNFRTITGHAGKTRRFLIFEPQADGTVRETGRLDLPKAMSLHEFRGDDHPLFGLDVVVTAGCGEGFLRRLGAHGVRVVATSEPDPMTAAVAVASGRELPPPAAHEH from the coding sequence ATGCGTATTGGGGTGACCAGCCAGAACTTCCGCACCATCACCGGCCATGCGGGAAAGACACGGCGCTTCCTGATCTTCGAACCACAGGCCGACGGTACCGTGCGCGAAACGGGGCGGCTCGATCTACCCAAGGCGATGTCGCTGCATGAATTCCGCGGTGACGATCATCCGCTGTTCGGGCTCGACGTCGTCGTGACCGCGGGTTGTGGGGAGGGGTTCCTGCGACGCCTCGGCGCGCACGGCGTCCGGGTCGTGGCCACATCGGAGCCCGATCCGATGACTGCGGCCGTCGCGGTGGCGTCCGGTCGCGAACTGCCGCCACCTGCCGCGCACGAACACTGA
- a CDS encoding S9 family peptidase — protein sequence MDGHWPGTGRVAIRRVVSRLCMTGLLFLYGLMAAAAQPDDPEAYHRVVRTGSLVMSVDGGHLYLIAREFGERAKILRYDLASGKREVLVDEVDGNVDAAFPDDQQRRLAYTADTVGDERYRLHIVDIADGSYRVPTPRDRLDVTCGFSHDGRYVYAARGAHIWGEKALIRIDARTGETQTVLSIPGANLYCAGVSDDDRRLLVKRYLSNTAWQLGLLDVESGQLRWLIAAPGENLRSVTFNGRYIYFLSDRDGGQMALWRHSDAAGFERVALPIDSELLSFVMNRAGHLGVAYRGPLYPLVALLRADDDGHWRRIEVPTGDARLTDVTLAQDAAERIVVVTEDGRPPRIGVFEGGVLTTLMNTDRTGLSDRDFARFESRLVESFDGTAIPTHLLLPVAATSATPFPMVVYVHGGPQDHIDPLYAPNLQRLANAGFVVVLPNVRGSSGFGSAFMDLDNGDWGGGHIRDLLAVAEYAAGLDLVAGRPRFVMGTSFGGYSVLSLISQYPDAFDGAVDLFGMSDLGAFFDGLTDQVRPEFVSELGFDPSVDPERARAMSPLYQASRIEAPLQIHQGIHDPRVPASQSQAMVAELKRRGIPVEYHEYDEGHGFVYAENDTLARERIIGFLRRLAGPRLPGD from the coding sequence ATGGACGGTCATTGGCCCGGAACGGGTCGGGTTGCGATACGCCGGGTGGTTTCCCGGCTGTGCATGACGGGCCTGCTGTTCTTGTACGGCCTGATGGCTGCCGCCGCGCAGCCGGACGACCCCGAGGCCTATCACCGGGTGGTGCGCACCGGCAGCCTGGTGATGAGCGTCGATGGTGGCCACCTGTACCTGATTGCGCGCGAATTCGGCGAGCGCGCGAAGATCCTGCGCTACGATCTCGCCAGCGGCAAACGCGAGGTGCTCGTCGACGAAGTCGACGGCAATGTCGATGCGGCCTTTCCGGACGACCAGCAGCGCCGACTCGCCTATACGGCCGATACCGTTGGCGACGAACGTTACAGGCTGCATATCGTCGACATCGCGGACGGCAGTTACCGGGTGCCGACACCGCGCGACCGGCTCGACGTCACCTGCGGCTTCTCGCATGACGGTCGTTATGTCTACGCGGCGCGCGGCGCCCACATCTGGGGCGAGAAGGCGCTGATCCGGATCGATGCCCGGACCGGCGAGACCCAGACGGTACTGTCGATCCCGGGCGCCAATCTCTACTGCGCGGGCGTCTCGGACGACGACCGCCGGCTGCTGGTCAAACGCTATCTGAGTAACACCGCCTGGCAGCTGGGGCTGCTCGACGTCGAATCGGGACAACTGCGCTGGTTGATCGCGGCGCCCGGCGAGAACCTGCGCTCGGTGACGTTCAATGGCCGGTACATCTATTTTCTGTCTGACCGCGACGGTGGGCAGATGGCACTCTGGCGGCATTCGGATGCGGCCGGGTTCGAGCGCGTCGCGCTGCCGATCGACAGCGAACTGCTGTCTTTCGTGATGAATCGCGCCGGCCATCTCGGTGTTGCGTATCGCGGTCCGCTGTATCCGCTGGTGGCGCTGCTGCGCGCCGATGACGACGGGCATTGGCGGCGCATCGAGGTCCCCACCGGCGACGCCCGCCTGACCGATGTGACCTTGGCGCAGGATGCCGCCGAGCGCATCGTCGTCGTCACCGAAGACGGTCGGCCGCCCCGCATCGGCGTGTTCGAGGGCGGGGTGCTGACGACGCTGATGAACACCGACCGCACCGGGCTCTCGGATCGGGACTTCGCCCGTTTCGAATCGCGTCTCGTCGAGAGCTTCGATGGCACCGCGATTCCCACCCACCTGTTGCTGCCGGTGGCGGCAACCTCCGCGACGCCGTTCCCGATGGTCGTCTACGTCCACGGTGGGCCGCAGGATCACATCGATCCGCTGTATGCCCCGAACCTGCAACGCCTCGCCAATGCCGGCTTCGTCGTCGTGCTGCCCAACGTGCGCGGCTCGTCGGGGTTCGGCTCGGCGTTCATGGATCTCGACAACGGCGACTGGGGCGGGGGCCATATCCGTGACCTGCTGGCGGTCGCCGAGTATGCGGCCGGTCTGGACCTTGTCGCCGGGCGACCGCGCTTCGTGATGGGCACGTCGTTCGGCGGGTACTCGGTCCTGTCGTTGATCAGCCAGTACCCGGATGCGTTCGACGGTGCCGTCGACCTGTTCGGCATGTCGGATCTCGGTGCCTTCTTCGACGGCCTGACGGACCAGGTGCGGCCCGAGTTCGTCTCCGAGCTGGGATTCGATCCGTCCGTCGATCCGGAGCGCGCCCGCGCGATGTCGCCGTTGTATCAGGCGTCCCGGATCGAGGCGCCGCTACAGATCCATCAGGGCATACACGACCCGCGCGTGCCCGCCAGTCAATCGCAGGCGATGGTCGCCGAACTGAAGCGGCGCGGCATCCCGGTCGAGTACCACGAGTACGACGAAGGACACGGCTTCGTCTACGCCGAAAACGACACTTTGGCGCGCGAGCGCATCATCGGCTTCCTGCGCCGTCTCGCCGGTCCGCGTCTGCCCGGTGATTGA
- the modC gene encoding molybdenum ABC transporter ATP-binding protein, whose product MGLRFAGTLGRFALDAECTCPMRGVTALFGPSGCGKTTLLRCIAGLQRMSGVLHVGSETWQDDDRGVFRRPHQRALGYVFQEASLFPHLSVRRNLEYGFSRIPARDRRVTFDEAVALLGIEALLATRPDHLSGGQRQRVAIARALLTSPRLLLMDEPLASLDHRSKQEILPYLERLHDELAMPVIYVSHVPDEIARLADHLVVIDNGRVRASGTLPALRTHLDLARDFGSQADTVVEARVAAHDEVFHLSYLDFPGGRFSVGHRDLPIGQQVRLRILARDVSITLAPQTGTSILNIFPAVIEALAEEDPAQALVRLDLAGVPLLASVTRKSAEMLALVPGKPVYVQIKTVALIERGL is encoded by the coding sequence ATCGGGCTGCGTTTCGCCGGTACCCTCGGCCGCTTCGCCCTGGACGCCGAGTGTACCTGTCCCATGCGCGGGGTCACGGCCCTGTTCGGACCCTCGGGTTGTGGCAAGACCACGCTGCTGCGATGCATCGCGGGACTGCAGCGCATGTCGGGGGTGCTGCATGTCGGCAGCGAGACCTGGCAGGACGATGACAGGGGGGTGTTCCGACGACCCCATCAGCGTGCGCTCGGCTACGTGTTTCAGGAGGCGAGCCTGTTTCCGCATCTTTCGGTGCGCAGGAACCTGGAGTACGGGTTCTCACGGATCCCGGCACGCGACCGGCGCGTGACGTTCGACGAGGCGGTGGCATTGCTGGGCATTGAGGCACTTCTGGCGACACGACCCGATCACCTGTCCGGCGGTCAGCGTCAGCGGGTCGCGATCGCGCGCGCCCTGCTGACGAGTCCGCGCCTGCTGCTGATGGACGAGCCGCTGGCCTCGCTCGACCACCGGAGCAAGCAGGAGATCCTGCCGTACCTGGAGCGCCTGCACGACGAACTGGCGATGCCGGTGATCTACGTCAGTCATGTACCGGACGAGATCGCGCGCCTCGCCGACCACCTGGTGGTCATCGACAATGGGCGGGTCAGGGCCTCGGGCACCCTGCCCGCTCTACGAACCCACCTGGACCTGGCCCGCGACTTCGGCAGCCAGGCCGACACCGTCGTCGAGGCACGTGTGGCTGCTCACGACGAGGTCTTCCACCTCAGCTATCTCGACTTCCCAGGCGGCCGTTTCAGCGTCGGCCACCGTGACCTCCCGATCGGGCAGCAGGTGCGACTGCGTATATTGGCCCGCGACGTCAGCATCACCCTCGCGCCGCAGACCGGGACCAGCATCCTGAACATCTTCCCGGCGGTGATCGAGGCGCTCGCCGAAGAAGACCCGGCACAGGCGCTGGTACGCCTCGACTTGGCCGGCGTGCCGCTGCTCGCCAGCGTGACGCGCAAGTCTGCCGAGATGCTGGCGCTGGTCCCCGGCAAACCCGTGTACGTCCAGATAAAGACCGTGGCGCTGATCGAACGAGGGCTATGA
- a CDS encoding zinc-dependent alcohol dehydrogenase family protein, translating to MRAMVINRVSPVLQGTTPLQLVNLPVPEPAAGELRVRVATCGVCHTELDEIEGRTPPPHFPVVPGHEIVGRVDKLGAGAQRYRIGDRVGIGWIHSSSGAADENLDPAFKATGRDVNGGYAEYLTVPEAYTYPIPEIFSDQEAAPLLCAGGVGYRALKLTGIRDGDSLGLTGFGGSAHIVLQLARHLYPHSRLYVFARDPQARRFARDLGADWAGETQERPPDLLHAVIDTTPAWLPVIAALGVLRPGGRLVINAIRKEDGDKRQLLELSYQHHLWLEKEIKTVANVTHTDLAEFLPIAAQIPIRPEVSTYALEQANEALVDLKHRPVRGAKVLQIG from the coding sequence ATGCGCGCGATGGTGATCAACCGGGTCTCGCCCGTGCTGCAGGGGACGACACCCTTGCAGCTGGTCAACCTGCCGGTTCCGGAACCGGCGGCCGGCGAGTTGCGAGTACGCGTGGCAACCTGTGGCGTGTGTCACACCGAGCTGGACGAGATCGAGGGTCGCACCCCGCCGCCACACTTTCCGGTGGTTCCGGGCCACGAGATCGTCGGCCGCGTCGACAAGCTGGGTGCCGGGGCGCAGCGATACCGGATCGGTGACCGCGTCGGCATCGGCTGGATCCATTCATCGTCGGGCGCGGCAGACGAAAACCTCGACCCCGCATTCAAGGCGACCGGCCGCGACGTCAACGGCGGATACGCCGAGTACCTGACGGTACCCGAGGCCTACACCTACCCGATCCCGGAGATTTTTTCGGACCAGGAGGCGGCACCGCTGCTGTGCGCGGGCGGTGTCGGTTACCGTGCCCTGAAGCTCACCGGGATCCGCGACGGCGACTCTCTCGGCCTGACCGGATTCGGCGGATCGGCGCACATCGTGCTGCAACTCGCGCGTCATCTGTATCCGCACAGCCGGCTGTACGTGTTCGCACGCGATCCGCAGGCACGCCGCTTCGCACGCGACCTGGGTGCCGATTGGGCCGGTGAGACGCAGGAACGGCCGCCGGATCTGCTGCATGCGGTGATCGATACCACCCCGGCCTGGTTACCGGTGATCGCCGCGCTCGGCGTGCTGCGGCCGGGCGGCCGCCTTGTGATCAACGCGATCCGCAAGGAGGACGGTGACAAGCGGCAGCTGCTGGAACTCAGCTATCAGCACCACCTGTGGCTCGAGAAGGAGATCAAGACGGTCGCCAACGTCACGCACACCGATCTCGCTGAGTTTCTGCCGATCGCGGCGCAGATCCCCATCCGGCCCGAGGTATCGACCTATGCGCTGGAGCAGGCGAACGAGGCACTGGTCGACCTGAAACATCGACCGGTGCGCGGCGCCAAGGTACTGCAGATCGGCTGA
- a CDS encoding archease: MITGHWEHFPHDADVGVRGIGATRDEAFEQAALAMIAVVTDPARVAPLAAVELRCEATDDELLLVDWLNALVFEIATRHLLFGRFEVRIDDHRLTARAWGEPIDAAKHHPAVEVKGATYTALRVWHQNRVGWTAQCVVDV, translated from the coding sequence ATGATCACCGGGCATTGGGAGCACTTTCCGCACGATGCGGACGTCGGCGTTCGCGGCATCGGTGCGACCCGTGACGAGGCGTTCGAGCAGGCGGCGCTGGCAATGATCGCGGTGGTGACCGATCCCGCACGGGTCGCTCCGCTCGCGGCCGTCGAGTTGCGCTGCGAGGCGACTGACGACGAGTTGCTGCTGGTCGACTGGTTGAACGCCCTGGTCTTCGAAATCGCCACGCGTCACCTGCTGTTCGGCCGGTTCGAGGTGCGTATCGACGATCACCGCCTCACGGCACGGGCATGGGGGGAGCCTATCGATGCCGCGAAGCACCACCCGGCGGTCGAGGTCAAGGGTGCCACCTACACGGCGCTGCGGGTCTGGCATCAGAACAGGGTCGGGTGGACCGCACAATGCGTCGTCGACGTCTGA